One region of Mycobacterium riyadhense genomic DNA includes:
- a CDS encoding IS4 family transposase, with the protein MPRAGWRKPESDRRLSDLVSVGVLTRVFPATVVDEVIEQAGRTQQRHRSLPARVMAYFAIAMGLYSEGSYEDVLAQLTDGLAWASGWREEYRLPGKSAIFQARERLGSAPLASLFSRVARPLAGPQTPGAWLAERRLVAIDGSCLDVADTPANDEYFSRPGAGGRGEKAAFPQARILGLAECATHAVFAATIGGYRDSEAKLAEKLLDALTPDMLLLADRGFFSYALWRKALATGADLLWRVRTDAYAPQPVHVQDLADGSWLAHLQSSADRRSEPMLARVIDYTIDDGRENSTSYRLFTTLTDPEQAPAVELAAAYAQRWEIENTFDELKTHQRGPQVVLRSKSPDLVLQEIWGHLCCHYAIRTLMAQAAEHAGEDPDRVSFTAALRITRQSVAQQGAFPP; encoded by the coding sequence ATGCCTCGTGCGGGTTGGCGGAAGCCTGAGTCGGATCGCCGGTTGTCAGATTTGGTGTCGGTGGGGGTGCTGACGCGGGTGTTTCCCGCGACGGTGGTGGATGAGGTGATCGAGCAGGCCGGTCGCACTCAGCAGCGGCATCGGTCGTTGCCTGCGCGGGTGATGGCGTATTTCGCGATCGCGATGGGCCTGTATTCAGAGGGTTCGTATGAGGATGTGTTGGCCCAGCTCACTGATGGTTTGGCGTGGGCGTCGGGGTGGCGTGAAGAGTATCGACTGCCGGGTAAGTCGGCGATCTTTCAGGCTCGTGAGCGGCTGGGATCGGCCCCGTTGGCCAGCTTGTTTTCCCGGGTAGCCCGCCCGTTAGCCGGACCGCAAACCCCAGGGGCTTGGCTGGCCGAGCGGCGGCTGGTGGCCATCGACGGCAGCTGTCTGGATGTGGCCGACACCCCAGCCAACGACGAGTACTTCAGTCGTCCGGGGGCCGGCGGCAGGGGTGAGAAGGCCGCATTTCCGCAGGCCCGGATCCTGGGGCTGGCCGAGTGTGCCACGCATGCGGTCTTCGCCGCAACGATCGGTGGTTACCGTGACTCGGAGGCCAAACTCGCCGAAAAGCTGCTGGATGCTCTCACGCCGGACATGCTGCTGCTGGCTGATCGCGGGTTCTTCTCGTATGCCTTGTGGCGCAAAGCCCTTGCGACCGGAGCCGACCTGTTGTGGCGAGTACGCACCGACGCCTACGCGCCACAACCGGTGCATGTGCAGGATCTTGCTGACGGCTCGTGGCTAGCGCATCTGCAGTCCAGCGCTGACCGTCGCAGCGAGCCGATGCTGGCACGAGTCATCGACTACACCATCGACGACGGACGCGAAAACTCCACCAGCTACCGGCTATTCACCACGCTGACCGATCCCGAACAGGCCCCCGCCGTCGAGTTGGCCGCCGCCTACGCCCAGCGCTGGGAGATTGAGAACACCTTCGACGAACTCAAAACCCATCAACGCGGACCCCAGGTGGTGCTGCGCTCGAAGTCCCCTGATCTTGTCCTACAAGAGATTTGGGGACATCTGTGCTGTCACTACGCCATTCGTAC
- a CDS encoding pyridoxamine 5'-phosphate oxidase family protein, which produces MKYPNDDGVTVLPVHECWDLLAGRTLGRLVTSVDGRPEIFPVNYAVQRRTILFRTAQGTKLVSAAINNHVVFEVDDHNVAEGWSVIVKGTARSVRTNEEIENAERAQVLSWTGSEKSHYVRVIPEMVTGRRFQFGPMPAEMSIRA; this is translated from the coding sequence ATGAAATACCCTAACGATGACGGAGTGACGGTCCTGCCAGTGCATGAATGCTGGGACCTGCTGGCAGGTAGGACGCTGGGACGGCTGGTGACGAGCGTTGACGGACGCCCCGAGATCTTCCCAGTAAATTACGCCGTTCAGCGCCGAACGATTTTGTTCCGCACCGCACAGGGAACCAAGTTGGTCAGCGCCGCGATCAACAATCACGTGGTGTTCGAGGTCGACGATCACAATGTCGCCGAGGGCTGGAGCGTGATCGTGAAGGGCACCGCACGCTCGGTTCGTACTAATGAGGAGATCGAGAACGCCGAGCGTGCCCAGGTACTGTCGTGGACTGGCTCCGAGAAGTCGCACTATGTGCGAGTGATCCCCGAAATGGTCACGGGCCGGCGGTTCCAATTCGGCCCAATGCCTGCCGAGATGTCCATTCGCGCGTGA
- a CDS encoding universal stress protein: protein MSTTVNRHGIVVGVDGSAPSDAAVFWAAHEAALRNVRLTLVHMFRAFVPTYPQVPMPNGIALWQEDDGRRVLEQSVKIAEDAVLRDRTIAIASELKCSPPVSTLVDMSDEAELIVVGCNGRGAVGRVLLGSVSSGVVHSARCPVAVIRDEASWMPRSNRAPVLVGIDCSPASELALAVAFDEASRRGVELTVLHAWSDIAAYQLPWLDWKSEAERSLAEFLAGWQERYPDVKVQRVVVLDHPGRALTEESESAQLVVVGSHGRGGLTGMLLGSVSNTVVHSVRTPVIVARPTYDFTKYPAR, encoded by the coding sequence ATGTCCACAACTGTGAATCGTCATGGCATCGTCGTCGGAGTCGATGGATCGGCCCCATCGGACGCCGCCGTCTTTTGGGCAGCGCATGAAGCGGCGCTGCGCAATGTCCGGCTGACCTTGGTCCACATGTTCAGAGCATTCGTGCCAACCTATCCACAAGTACCGATGCCGAATGGTATTGCGCTTTGGCAGGAAGACGACGGCCGGCGGGTACTTGAGCAATCCGTCAAGATCGCCGAAGACGCTGTGCTGCGAGACCGAACGATCGCAATAGCAAGCGAACTGAAGTGTTCACCCCCCGTGTCGACGCTCGTCGATATGTCCGACGAGGCCGAGCTGATCGTGGTCGGCTGCAATGGGCGTGGCGCGGTCGGGCGAGTGCTGTTGGGGTCCGTTAGTTCGGGTGTGGTGCACAGCGCGAGGTGCCCGGTCGCGGTTATTCGCGACGAAGCTTCGTGGATGCCGCGTTCCAATCGTGCTCCGGTGTTGGTAGGCATCGATTGTTCGCCGGCGTCTGAGCTTGCTCTTGCTGTCGCATTCGACGAAGCGTCGCGTCGCGGTGTCGAGCTCACGGTTCTGCACGCGTGGAGTGACATTGCGGCGTACCAGCTCCCGTGGCTGGACTGGAAGTCGGAAGCGGAGCGAAGTCTTGCCGAATTTCTGGCGGGCTGGCAAGAGCGCTATCCCGATGTCAAGGTGCAGCGAGTTGTCGTTCTTGATCACCCCGGCCGAGCTCTGACCGAAGAGTCGGAGTCCGCTCAGCTTGTCGTCGTGGGCAGTCACGGTCGAGGCGGCTTGACCGGCATGCTGCTGGGTTCGGTCAGCAATACCGTAGTGCACTCGGTCCGTACGCCGGTGATCGTGGCACGCCCAACCTACGATTTCACGAAATACCCAGCACGATAA
- a CDS encoding AAA family ATPase, giving the protein MDDAIPTSTIAGASTPYVDVHETHTGVVVLFGERAYKAKKPVLTDFLDFRSAEQREAACLREVELNSRLSPGSYLGVAHLDDPAGGSPEPLVVMRRYRDSDRLAALVTRSEAGGADESVRGVLDTIAAVLARFHEHAERGQRIDAKGTPEAVNQRWSENLHELYRYAGDAFSEESIARIEHLATDFISGRAALFTRRIADGCIVDGHGDLLADDIFWVDGELAMLDCLEFDDELRYIDHIDDAAFLAMDLEFLGRQDLGDYFLDRYLAHSDDSSPMSLRDFYIAYRAVVRAKVDCVRLAQGKSEAAANASRHVAIATQHLEDGAVRLALIGGNPGTGKSTLARALAEQVGARVISTDDVRRELRERGDIAGDPGVLDAGLYSRENVTAVYEETVRRASLCLPNGQSVILDGTWRDPRLRALAHRLATETHSALVELMCTVAGDAAADRIKTRQPGNSDATPEIATALAARHTGWDTAHRLETTRPLEDSLREAREAWRRATQDEYDTSTRGIGHPGGAGLIDPMK; this is encoded by the coding sequence ATGGATGATGCGATCCCCACCTCCACGATCGCCGGGGCATCGACGCCGTATGTCGATGTTCACGAAACCCACACCGGTGTGGTGGTGTTGTTCGGCGAGCGAGCATACAAGGCCAAGAAGCCGGTATTGACCGACTTTCTTGATTTCCGTTCGGCGGAGCAACGCGAGGCCGCGTGCTTACGCGAAGTCGAGTTGAACAGCCGCCTGTCTCCGGGCAGTTATCTTGGGGTCGCCCATCTCGACGACCCCGCTGGAGGTTCCCCCGAACCGCTTGTCGTGATGCGGCGGTATCGCGATAGCGACCGGTTGGCGGCCTTGGTCACACGCAGCGAGGCCGGCGGCGCCGACGAGTCGGTTCGGGGCGTGCTGGACACCATCGCCGCGGTCCTGGCCCGCTTCCACGAGCATGCCGAACGCGGTCAGCGAATCGATGCCAAAGGCACGCCTGAGGCGGTTAACCAACGCTGGAGCGAAAACCTGCATGAACTTTATCGCTATGCGGGAGACGCCTTTTCCGAAGAGTCGATCGCGCGGATTGAGCATCTCGCCACCGACTTCATTTCCGGACGTGCGGCATTGTTCACCCGGCGGATCGCGGACGGATGCATCGTCGACGGCCACGGCGATCTGCTCGCCGACGACATTTTCTGGGTCGATGGTGAGCTGGCCATGCTCGATTGCCTAGAGTTCGACGACGAACTTCGCTACATCGACCACATCGACGACGCCGCGTTCCTCGCGATGGACCTCGAGTTCTTAGGCCGCCAAGACCTCGGTGATTACTTCCTCGATCGCTACCTCGCGCATTCCGATGATTCGTCGCCAATGTCGCTGCGGGACTTCTATATCGCCTATCGCGCGGTAGTACGGGCGAAGGTTGACTGCGTCCGGCTGGCACAGGGCAAATCGGAGGCGGCTGCGAACGCGTCTCGGCACGTTGCCATCGCAACGCAGCACCTGGAAGACGGCGCCGTCCGGTTGGCGCTAATCGGAGGAAATCCCGGCACCGGGAAATCAACCTTGGCGCGCGCACTTGCTGAACAAGTTGGGGCCCGGGTTATCTCAACGGACGACGTGCGCCGGGAGCTACGGGAGCGGGGCGACATCGCAGGTGATCCCGGCGTGTTGGACGCAGGACTTTACAGCCGGGAAAACGTCACCGCCGTCTACGAGGAGACCGTGAGGCGAGCAAGCCTGTGTTTGCCAAATGGGCAATCGGTAATTCTGGACGGCACCTGGCGTGATCCCCGCCTTCGCGCGCTGGCGCATCGCCTTGCGACGGAAACACATTCGGCGCTCGTCGAGCTCATGTGCACCGTGGCGGGTGACGCGGCCGCCGACCGGATCAAAACGAGACAGCCGGGCAATTCCGATGCGACGCCGGAAATCGCCACTGCGCTAGCTGCTCGACACACCGGTTGGGACACCGCGCACCGATTGGAAACCACTCGGCCGCTTGAGGACTCACTGCGAGAGGCTCGTGAGGCTTGGCGTCGAGCTACCCAGGATGAGTACGACACGTCGACTCGAGGAATCGGTCACCCAGGCGGCGCCGGGCTCATAGATCCGATGAAGTAG